The following coding sequences lie in one Mesorhizobium sp. NZP2298 genomic window:
- a CDS encoding ABC-F family ATP-binding cassette domain-containing protein: MLIINDLSLRMAGRLLLDHASLTLPAGTKAGLVGRNGTGKTTLFKAITGDFPSETGSISLPKNTRIGQVAQEAPGTEEPLIEIVLKADLERTALLEEEKTATDPHRIADIHMRLADIDAHSAESRAATILAGLGFDDAAQRRPASSFSGGWRMRVALAAVLFSEPDLLLLDEPTNYLDLEGTLWLENYVSKYPHTVLLISHDRDLLNRAVNSIVHLDQKKLTFWRGGYDQFERQYTEQKELQEKGRVKQEAARKHMESFVERFRAKASKARQAQSRIKALEKMKPIAAIVNDSVRPFSFPEPVKTVASPIIALNNVNVGYTEGQPILKKMTLRIDADDRIALLGANGNGKSTFAKLLSGRLKQESGTMTVAPGLKVAIFAQHQLDDLRPEENAYEHVRRLMPEAPESKVRGRVAQFGLTTEKMNTPAKDLSGGEKARLLMGLSAFEGPNLFILDEPTNHLDIDSRESLIHALNEFPGAVILISHDRHLLEATADRLWLVKDGAVNPYDGDLEDYKTLVTGVSGDRRGKREADKASKADRRRDAAARRAAFEPLAKEIRATEALMDRIRKRIDGIEDELANPAIYEKDPSTATRLAKERSQLAQTLAGHEEKWLTMSAEYEEGTAE, from the coding sequence ATGCTGATCATCAATGACCTTTCGCTCCGCATGGCCGGGCGCCTGCTTCTCGACCATGCCTCGCTGACCTTGCCGGCCGGCACCAAGGCCGGTCTTGTCGGTCGCAACGGTACTGGCAAGACGACGCTGTTCAAGGCGATTACCGGCGATTTTCCCTCCGAGACAGGCTCGATCAGCCTGCCGAAGAACACGCGCATCGGCCAGGTGGCGCAGGAAGCGCCGGGAACCGAGGAGCCGCTTATCGAGATCGTGCTCAAGGCCGACCTCGAGCGTACGGCGCTGCTTGAAGAAGAAAAGACCGCCACCGATCCACACCGCATCGCCGACATCCATATGCGGCTGGCCGACATCGACGCGCATTCGGCCGAGTCCCGCGCGGCCACCATCCTGGCCGGCCTTGGCTTCGACGATGCGGCGCAGCGCCGTCCGGCCTCGTCCTTCTCCGGCGGCTGGCGCATGCGCGTGGCGCTCGCCGCCGTGCTGTTTTCAGAGCCAGATCTCCTGCTGCTCGACGAGCCGACCAACTATCTCGATCTCGAAGGCACGCTGTGGCTGGAGAACTATGTGTCGAAGTATCCGCACACGGTGCTCCTGATTTCGCACGATCGCGATCTGCTCAACCGCGCCGTCAATTCGATCGTTCATCTCGACCAGAAGAAACTGACCTTCTGGCGCGGCGGCTACGACCAGTTCGAGCGCCAGTATACCGAGCAGAAGGAATTGCAGGAAAAGGGCAGGGTCAAACAGGAAGCCGCCCGCAAGCATATGGAATCCTTCGTCGAGCGCTTCCGCGCCAAGGCCTCCAAGGCGAGGCAGGCGCAGTCGCGCATCAAGGCGCTGGAAAAGATGAAGCCGATCGCGGCCATCGTGAACGATTCGGTGCGGCCGTTCTCCTTCCCCGAACCGGTGAAGACGGTTGCCTCGCCGATCATTGCGCTGAACAACGTCAATGTCGGCTACACCGAAGGCCAGCCGATCCTGAAGAAGATGACGCTGCGCATCGACGCCGACGACCGCATCGCGCTGCTCGGAGCCAACGGCAACGGCAAGTCGACTTTCGCCAAATTGCTGTCCGGCCGGCTCAAGCAGGAGAGCGGCACCATGACCGTGGCGCCCGGGCTGAAGGTGGCGATCTTCGCCCAGCACCAGCTCGACGATCTCCGTCCGGAGGAAAATGCCTATGAGCATGTCCGCCGGCTGATGCCGGAGGCTCCGGAATCGAAGGTGCGCGGCCGCGTCGCCCAGTTCGGTCTCACCACCGAGAAGATGAATACGCCCGCCAAGGACCTGTCCGGCGGCGAGAAGGCGCGTCTTCTGATGGGCCTGTCGGCCTTCGAGGGGCCGAACCTGTTCATCCTCGACGAACCGACCAACCACCTCGACATCGACAGCCGTGAATCGCTGATCCATGCGCTCAACGAATTTCCCGGGGCCGTCATCCTGATCTCGCATGATCGCCACCTGCTCGAGGCGACCGCCGACCGGCTGTGGCTGGTCAAGGACGGGGCGGTCAACCCGTATGATGGCGACCTTGAGGACTACAAGACGCTGGTCACCGGCGTGTCCGGCGATCGCCGTGGCAAGCGCGAGGCGGACAAGGCGTCAAAAGCCGACCGCCGCCGCGATGCGGCAGCGCGCCGCGCCGCTTTCGAGCCGCTGGCCAAGGAAATCCGCGCCACCGAGGCGCTGATGGACCGCATCCGCAAGCGCATCGACGGCATCGAGGACGAGTTGGCCAACCCGGCGATCTACGAGAAGGACCCGTCGACCGCGACACGCCTGGCCAAGGAACGCTCGCAGCTCGCCCAGACGTTGGCCGGCCACGAGGAAAAATGGCTGACCATGTCGGCTGAATATGAGGAAGGCACGGCGGAGTGA
- a CDS encoding molybdopterin-containing oxidoreductase family protein translates to MNQHAKLRIGHSACPHDCPSTCALEVELLDGNRIGRVHGAKANSYTSGVVCAKVARYADRVHHPDRLLKPLVRTGAKGDGAWQEASWEAALDLVAEKFIAAEEKYGSETVWPYFYAGTMGLVQRDGIHRLRHAKKYSGFFGSICTNLAWTGWMMGAGALHGPDPREMAKSDCVVIWGTNAVVTQVNVMTHAIKARKERAAKIVVIDVYENATMKQADMGLVLKPGTDGALACAVMHVLFRDGLADRVYLEKYTDDPKGLEAHLRTRTPEWASAITGLGVDEIEAFARLVGTTRKTYFRLGYGFARQRNGAVNMHAASCIAAVTGSWQYEGGGAFHSNSGIFKLNQDVLEGSRMRDPSIRYLDHSRIGPVLTGASDALYGGPPVTAMLIQNTNPVNVAPEQRLVTQGFRREDLFTCVHEQFMTDTAKLADVVLPATMFLEHDDVYKGGGNQHITLGPKLIDPPEGPRTNHFVIEQLAERLGVADRPGFGLTEQQHIDIILGKRGLGSFDSLKEQKWVDLQPDFETAHFIRGFGHADGKFRFRADWTGQAAPNRPPKSMGLFGPVERLPEFPDHVDLIEVADEAHPFRLATSPARNFLNSTFAETPVSKEKEGRPALLLHPDDAADLGLADGDRVEVGNRRGDLVLHAKFFDGIKRGVVIAEGIWPNSAHERGEGINVLTGADAPAPYGGAAFHDNKVWLRKAS, encoded by the coding sequence ATGAACCAGCACGCCAAGCTTCGCATCGGCCATTCGGCCTGTCCGCACGATTGCCCTTCAACCTGTGCGCTCGAGGTCGAGCTGCTCGATGGCAACCGCATCGGCCGCGTCCATGGCGCCAAGGCCAACAGCTACACATCGGGCGTCGTCTGCGCCAAGGTTGCGCGCTATGCCGACCGTGTCCATCACCCCGACCGGCTGCTGAAGCCGCTGGTGCGGACCGGCGCCAAGGGCGACGGCGCTTGGCAGGAAGCGAGCTGGGAGGCGGCACTCGATCTCGTCGCCGAAAAGTTCATCGCGGCCGAAGAGAAATACGGCTCGGAGACGGTGTGGCCCTATTTCTATGCCGGCACGATGGGACTGGTTCAGCGCGACGGCATCCACCGGCTGCGTCACGCGAAAAAGTATTCGGGCTTCTTCGGATCGATCTGCACCAATCTCGCCTGGACCGGCTGGATGATGGGGGCAGGCGCCCTGCACGGGCCCGACCCGCGCGAGATGGCGAAATCCGACTGCGTGGTGATCTGGGGCACCAATGCCGTGGTCACCCAGGTCAATGTGATGACCCACGCCATCAAGGCGCGCAAGGAGCGTGCGGCGAAGATCGTCGTCATTGACGTCTATGAAAACGCGACCATGAAGCAGGCCGACATGGGCCTGGTGCTGAAGCCCGGCACCGACGGCGCGCTGGCTTGCGCGGTCATGCATGTGCTGTTCAGGGACGGCCTGGCCGACCGCGTCTACCTCGAAAAATACACCGACGACCCGAAGGGGCTCGAAGCGCATCTGCGCACGCGTACGCCGGAATGGGCCTCCGCCATCACCGGCCTTGGCGTCGATGAAATCGAGGCCTTCGCCCGGTTGGTTGGCACGACCAGGAAGACCTATTTCCGCCTCGGCTACGGCTTTGCCCGCCAGCGCAACGGTGCCGTCAACATGCATGCCGCTTCCTGCATCGCCGCGGTCACCGGCAGCTGGCAGTACGAGGGCGGTGGCGCCTTCCATTCCAATTCCGGCATCTTCAAGCTCAACCAGGACGTGCTGGAAGGCTCAAGGATGCGCGATCCCTCGATCCGCTATCTCGACCATTCGCGCATCGGCCCGGTGCTGACCGGCGCCAGCGACGCGCTTTATGGCGGCCCGCCGGTGACGGCCATGCTGATCCAGAACACCAATCCGGTGAATGTCGCGCCCGAGCAGCGGCTGGTGACGCAGGGTTTCCGGCGCGAAGACCTGTTCACGTGCGTGCACGAGCAGTTCATGACCGACACGGCCAAGCTCGCCGATGTCGTGCTGCCGGCGACGATGTTCCTCGAGCATGACGATGTCTACAAGGGCGGCGGCAACCAGCACATCACGCTCGGCCCCAAGCTGATCGACCCTCCGGAAGGGCCGCGCACCAACCATTTCGTTATCGAGCAGTTGGCCGAGCGCCTCGGGGTCGCCGATCGGCCGGGCTTTGGCCTGACCGAACAGCAGCACATCGACATCATTCTCGGCAAGCGCGGGTTGGGCAGCTTCGACAGCTTGAAAGAGCAGAAATGGGTCGATTTGCAGCCTGATTTCGAGACCGCGCATTTCATTAGAGGATTTGGCCACGCGGATGGAAAATTCCGCTTCCGTGCCGACTGGACCGGCCAGGCGGCTCCCAATCGGCCGCCGAAGAGCATGGGCCTGTTCGGACCGGTCGAGCGCCTGCCCGAGTTTCCCGACCATGTCGATCTGATCGAGGTCGCCGACGAGGCGCATCCGTTCCGGCTGGCGACCTCGCCGGCGCGCAACTTCCTCAACTCGACCTTTGCCGAAACGCCGGTGTCGAAGGAAAAGGAAGGCAGGCCGGCACTGCTCCTGCATCCAGACGATGCGGCGGACCTGGGGCTTGCCGATGGCGACCGTGTCGAGGTCGGCAACCGGCGGGGCGACCTGGTGCTGCACGCGAAATTCTTCGACGGCATCAAGCGCGGCGTGGTGATCGCCGAAGGCATCTGGCCGAACAGCGCGCATGAGCGCGGCGAAGGCATTAACGTGCTGACCGGCGCCGATGCGCCGGCGCCCTATGGCGGCGCCGCCTTCCACGACAACAAGGTCTGGCTGCGCAAGGCAAGTTGA
- a CDS encoding MucR family transcriptional regulator, with product MKELSNIEDKTVIELTADIVSAYVGNNPLPASGLPDLIASVSASVRKLAGAAVVESPSLVPAVNPKKSVFPDYIVCLEDGKKFKSLKRHLRTDYGLSPDDYRAKWGLPPDYPMVAPNYSATRSALAKSTGLGRKPAAPATVAKATKRGKATA from the coding sequence ATGAAAGAATTGTCAAATATCGAGGATAAGACCGTGATCGAGCTGACGGCCGATATTGTCTCGGCCTATGTCGGCAACAATCCGCTTCCGGCTTCCGGCCTGCCTGACCTGATTGCCAGCGTCAGCGCCTCGGTTCGAAAGCTGGCTGGCGCGGCCGTCGTGGAAAGCCCGAGCCTGGTTCCGGCTGTCAATCCGAAAAAGTCGGTGTTTCCCGATTACATCGTCTGCCTGGAGGATGGGAAGAAATTCAAGTCGCTCAAGCGACACCTCAGGACAGACTATGGTTTGAGCCCGGACGATTATCGGGCCAAATGGGGCTTGCCGCCGGACTATCCGATGGTTGCTCCGAACTACTCGGCGACCCGGTCGGCGCTGGCGAAGTCGACGGGACTTGGCCGCAAGCCGGCGGCACCGGCCACCGTCGCCAAGGCGACAAAGCGTGGCAAGGCCACTGCCTGA
- a CDS encoding DinB family protein translates to MRQHFMMFAAYNQWANGRIYAAAADLDEEEFNRDVGAFFGSLMGTLNHLLAADRIWMKRFTGEGDAPTALDVVLHRALPNLRAAREAEDRRIIEWLAGLSDKALSGRFTYMTVSDMRTVSQRLAPALAHVFNHQTHHRGQAHMILTVLGRPSVQLDLAHFQRTEEGRAFA, encoded by the coding sequence ATGAGACAGCACTTCATGATGTTTGCGGCGTATAATCAATGGGCCAATGGCCGCATCTATGCCGCCGCCGCCGATCTCGACGAGGAGGAATTCAATCGCGATGTCGGCGCCTTCTTCGGCTCGCTGATGGGCACGCTCAACCACCTGCTCGCCGCCGATCGCATCTGGATGAAGCGCTTCACCGGCGAAGGCGACGCACCGACGGCGCTGGACGTCGTGCTGCATCGCGCCTTGCCCAATTTGAGAGCGGCGCGCGAGGCGGAGGACCGGCGGATCATCGAGTGGCTCGCCGGCTTGAGCGACAAGGCGCTGTCGGGCCGCTTCACCTATATGACCGTATCGGACATGCGCACCGTCTCGCAGCGCCTGGCGCCGGCGCTGGCTCATGTCTTCAACCACCAGACCCATCATCGCGGTCAGGCGCATATGATCCTGACGGTTCTCGGTCGCCCTTCCGTGCAGCTCGATCTGGCGCATTTCCAGCGCACCGAGGAGGGCAGGGCCTTCGCCTGA
- a CDS encoding LysR substrate-binding domain-containing protein, producing the protein MRLLSQVNLNSLKIVESAARHGNFTRAGEEQFITASAVSQRVKSLEDQLRFKIFQRGGNAVSLTPEGETYVSRVREALERIVAASMEATGQSQEHVLKISVLPTFAARWLFPRLPLFQRQYPDIVMRVSTSYATHEFTTSDFDLEIRYGDGHFNGLPSDLLFREDLTPVCSRKLFHEVLGDKPLSKVTPDDLKLFTLLHSDTCTQNWQSWLAFAGASFVLSETKSIYFDSCMMSYEAANAGMGFAVANRAYMASDIRAERLVAPFAVHHPNTAGWYFVSPHKSLAARKVLLFKQWVMAEAALTQRQLDSEIRDLASEAV; encoded by the coding sequence GTGCGCCTGCTCAGTCAAGTCAACCTCAATTCGCTGAAGATCGTGGAGAGTGCTGCAAGGCACGGCAATTTCACGCGTGCGGGCGAAGAGCAGTTCATCACCGCTTCCGCGGTCAGCCAGCGCGTCAAGAGCCTGGAGGACCAGCTGCGCTTCAAGATTTTCCAGCGCGGCGGCAATGCGGTGTCGCTGACGCCGGAGGGTGAGACCTATGTCTCGCGCGTTCGCGAGGCGCTGGAGCGAATCGTTGCCGCCAGCATGGAAGCGACCGGGCAATCGCAGGAGCATGTGCTGAAAATATCCGTGCTGCCGACCTTTGCCGCGCGCTGGCTGTTTCCGCGCCTGCCGCTGTTTCAGCGGCAATATCCCGATATCGTGATGCGGGTTTCGACCTCCTACGCGACGCATGAGTTCACGACCTCCGATTTCGATCTCGAAATCCGCTATGGCGACGGCCACTTCAACGGGTTGCCATCCGATCTGCTGTTTCGGGAAGACCTGACGCCGGTGTGCAGCCGCAAGCTGTTCCATGAGGTACTCGGCGACAAGCCGCTGTCGAAGGTGACACCGGACGACCTCAAGCTCTTCACGCTGTTGCATTCCGATACCTGCACCCAGAACTGGCAATCCTGGCTGGCCTTCGCCGGCGCCAGCTTCGTGCTCAGCGAGACCAAGAGCATCTATTTCGACTCGTGCATGATGTCCTACGAGGCAGCCAATGCCGGAATGGGTTTCGCCGTCGCCAACCGCGCCTACATGGCCAGCGACATCCGCGCCGAAAGGCTGGTCGCTCCCTTTGCCGTCCACCACCCGAACACGGCCGGCTGGTATTTCGTCTCACCGCACAAGAGCCTCGCCGCACGCAAGGTGCTGCTGTTCAAACAATGGGTGATGGCGGAAGCGGCCCTGACGCAACGCCAATTGGATAGCGAAATCAGAGATTTGGCTTCTGAGGCCGTCTGA
- a CDS encoding flavin-containing monooxygenase produces the protein MDDTTPVAIIGAGPAGLAVAACLRQAGVDFIIIEKEQQAAPAWRRHYERVHLHTTKRYSSLPFAPFPKHYPRYVPRGLFVDYIDAYAQRFDLRPHFGETVEAIAREDHGWRVEATSGPLRARHVVIASGYNAEPLRPGFAGIDTFTGKTLHSADYRNAAPFAGQSVLVVGMGNTGAEIALDLAENGAKPTISVRGGVHIVPRELFGVPIQMVGMAARLGPQRVNDVLFPLILDLVLGRPEKYGLKRPRQGLLQQIAAASRIPVIDVGTIDKIREGAIKVAPDIAEISERGARFADGKHGEFDAIIFATGFRPGYAKFLEPGIQPDRSGVTAQASDLGLYLVGFHNAVTGLLREIAIEAQAIADDIHYRLSRKRATEILPI, from the coding sequence TTGGACGATACCACCCCAGTTGCGATCATCGGTGCCGGGCCGGCGGGCCTGGCTGTTGCCGCATGCCTGCGCCAGGCCGGCGTCGACTTCATCATCATCGAAAAAGAACAGCAGGCCGCACCCGCATGGCGGCGGCACTACGAGCGCGTCCACCTGCATACCACCAAGCGCTATTCGTCCCTGCCCTTCGCGCCCTTCCCGAAGCATTATCCACGTTATGTGCCGCGCGGTCTCTTCGTCGACTATATCGATGCCTATGCGCAACGCTTCGACCTGCGACCCCATTTTGGGGAAACGGTGGAAGCGATCGCCCGGGAGGACCACGGCTGGCGTGTGGAGGCGACATCCGGTCCGCTGCGCGCCAGGCATGTGGTGATTGCGTCAGGCTACAATGCCGAGCCCTTGCGTCCCGGATTTGCTGGGATCGACACCTTCACGGGCAAGACATTGCACAGTGCCGACTATCGCAATGCCGCGCCTTTCGCCGGCCAGTCGGTGCTGGTCGTCGGCATGGGCAACACCGGCGCGGAGATTGCGCTCGACCTGGCGGAAAACGGCGCAAAACCGACGATTTCCGTGCGCGGCGGCGTTCATATCGTACCGCGTGAGCTGTTCGGCGTGCCCATCCAGATGGTCGGCATGGCGGCGCGGCTGGGGCCGCAACGCGTCAATGACGTTCTCTTCCCCCTCATCCTCGACCTGGTGCTGGGCAGGCCGGAAAAATATGGGCTCAAACGGCCGAGACAGGGACTGCTGCAACAGATTGCGGCCGCATCGCGCATTCCGGTGATCGATGTGGGCACCATCGACAAGATCCGCGAAGGTGCGATCAAGGTCGCGCCCGATATCGCCGAGATCTCGGAGCGCGGCGCCCGTTTTGCCGACGGCAAGCATGGCGAATTCGACGCGATCATCTTCGCCACTGGTTTCCGGCCGGGCTATGCCAAATTTCTCGAGCCCGGCATCCAGCCAGACCGCAGTGGCGTCACCGCACAGGCCTCGGATCTCGGCCTCTATCTCGTTGGCTTCCACAATGCGGTCACCGGGTTGTTGCGCGAGATCGCGATCGAAGCCCAGGCGATCGCCGATGACATCCATTACCGGCTGAGCAGAAAAAGGGCCACCGAAATCCTGCCGATATAG
- a CDS encoding diaminopropionate ammonia-lyase — MFLLNRNALHGKPLDVTDAETLGITGADTVERFLAHRENHAMTPLHALPTLASELGLGALHVKDEGFRLGLGSFKALGGAYAVFQLVLEQAGKRLGRPVDVRDLDRADARSVAAKMTFACATDGNHGRSVAQGAELAGARAVIFVHAGVSDERISAIARYGAEMVRVDGNYDDSVRQAAEVAAEKGWTVVSDTSWPGYERIPGLVMQGYTAIVREALRQLSEPPTHVFVQAGVGGIAAAVAGHLAIVLGEARPTFTVVEPARAACIVAAAVAGRVVKVAHDQPTVMAMLECYEASQVAWRVLARVADAFMTVDEGDAIAVMRRLARPAGDDPVIVSGESGGVGLAGLIRAMAENRTDLGLDGKSRVLVINTEGATDPHRYAELVGTGPADVLAGKLAAEATP, encoded by the coding sequence GTGTTCCTGCTCAATCGCAATGCCTTGCACGGTAAGCCGCTTGATGTGACCGATGCCGAAACCCTCGGCATCACGGGCGCGGACACGGTCGAGCGATTCCTCGCCCATCGTGAAAATCACGCAATGACGCCACTGCACGCGCTGCCGACACTGGCGAGTGAACTCGGCCTTGGCGCATTGCATGTCAAGGATGAGGGCTTTCGTCTCGGCCTTGGCAGCTTCAAGGCGCTGGGCGGCGCCTATGCTGTCTTCCAACTGGTGCTGGAGCAGGCAGGCAAACGCCTTGGCCGCCCTGTCGATGTCAGGGATCTCGATCGAGCCGATGCCCGCTCGGTCGCCGCGAAGATGACTTTTGCTTGCGCCACCGACGGCAATCATGGCCGCTCTGTCGCGCAAGGCGCCGAGCTTGCCGGCGCCAGGGCCGTGATCTTTGTCCATGCCGGGGTCAGCGACGAGCGCATCTCGGCAATAGCCCGCTATGGCGCGGAGATGGTTCGTGTCGACGGCAATTATGACGACTCGGTCAGGCAAGCCGCCGAAGTCGCGGCCGAGAAAGGCTGGACCGTGGTATCGGATACGTCATGGCCGGGCTATGAGCGCATTCCTGGCCTGGTGATGCAGGGCTATACGGCGATCGTGCGCGAAGCGCTGCGCCAGCTCAGCGAACCGCCAACCCACGTCTTTGTCCAGGCCGGCGTTGGCGGCATTGCCGCCGCTGTGGCTGGCCACCTCGCCATCGTGCTCGGCGAAGCCAGGCCAACCTTCACTGTCGTCGAGCCCGCACGTGCCGCATGTATCGTCGCAGCTGCTGTGGCAGGGCGTGTGGTCAAGGTGGCGCATGATCAGCCGACTGTCATGGCCATGCTTGAATGTTATGAGGCCTCGCAGGTCGCATGGCGCGTGCTGGCGCGTGTCGCCGACGCCTTCATGACCGTGGACGAGGGCGACGCCATCGCGGTGATGCGGCGGCTGGCACGGCCGGCCGGCGACGATCCGGTGATCGTTTCCGGCGAGAGTGGCGGCGTCGGCCTTGCCGGACTCATCCGGGCGATGGCCGAAAACAGAACAGACCTGGGCCTCGACGGCAAATCCCGGGTGCTGGTGATCAACACCGAAGGCGCCACCGACCCGCATCGCTATGCCGAACTGGTTGGCACGGGCCCGGCCGATGTGCTGGCCGGCAAGCTTGCCGCCGAGGCAACGCCGTGA
- a CDS encoding DMT family transporter, whose product MVKPGDRVRCRFFRHGSGSISALVFAAGAVALWSTNALVGKSLLATHPVSQVQFLQFAGAVLVFALIRFMSREEAPSVALRAALAPLAVGLIGLVGTMVLQYVAFASMPVIEANLVAYTWPLMVAAAVIVFENPRRPVLLGLAAALGFVGVVLVISGGRESTWFQGDLVGYFAAFGSALCMAFYSVMVGRLATSPERLLLPSSLVGIALTLLWSAREGVAWPAGVDLALGLYLGAGPMGLGYYLWSRALKLEGSGKVAVIAYLTPIASTLLLTLSGERLTTTAIAGAVLVIGSCIAVGLERSEAQDHV is encoded by the coding sequence ATGGTCAAGCCTGGAGATAGAGTTCGATGCCGATTCTTTCGGCATGGATCAGGCTCGATATCCGCGCTGGTCTTCGCCGCCGGCGCGGTGGCCTTGTGGTCGACCAATGCCTTGGTCGGCAAATCCTTGCTGGCGACCCATCCGGTGTCGCAGGTGCAGTTCCTGCAATTTGCGGGCGCTGTACTGGTCTTCGCCCTGATCCGGTTCATGAGCCGGGAGGAGGCTCCGTCGGTGGCGCTCCGGGCCGCACTCGCGCCTCTCGCGGTCGGCCTCATCGGTCTGGTCGGCACCATGGTGCTGCAATATGTTGCCTTCGCATCGATGCCGGTGATCGAAGCCAATCTCGTGGCCTACACTTGGCCCTTGATGGTCGCTGCGGCGGTGATCGTTTTCGAAAATCCGCGGCGTCCGGTTTTGCTGGGGCTTGCCGCGGCCCTTGGGTTCGTCGGCGTCGTACTGGTGATATCGGGCGGGCGTGAGAGCACCTGGTTCCAGGGCGATCTTGTCGGCTATTTCGCCGCCTTCGGGTCCGCGCTGTGCATGGCCTTTTATTCGGTGATGGTGGGGCGGCTCGCCACGTCGCCCGAGCGCCTTTTGTTGCCATCGTCGCTGGTCGGCATCGCCTTGACGCTTTTATGGTCGGCTCGCGAAGGTGTTGCGTGGCCCGCCGGCGTGGATCTGGCCCTTGGGCTCTATCTTGGCGCTGGCCCGATGGGCCTGGGTTATTACCTCTGGTCACGCGCCTTGAAGCTCGAAGGCAGCGGCAAGGTCGCTGTCATAGCCTATCTCACGCCGATCGCGTCGACGTTGCTGCTGACCCTGTCCGGCGAACGACTGACGACGACCGCTATCGCCGGAGCCGTCCTTGTCATCGGCAGTTGTATAGCGGTCGGCCTGGAACGTTCGGAGGCACAAGACCATGTTTGA
- a CDS encoding glutathione S-transferase family protein: MTILLYDLVGRDESRPFSPHCWKATMALAHKGLDVSTAPTRFLEVPTIEGGASKSVPVIRDGDKVVIDSFAIALYLDEAYPDRPTLFGGEGGKAMARFIERWSQLTIHPYVTTVALTDLHAMQDEENAVYFRQSREQRLGKQLEDVVAARDGGLAAFRASLEPLRSMLSYQPFIGGASPLFADYIVFGALQWARIATPYQLLENSDVVAQWFSRCLDLHGGLGRKVAAAAA, translated from the coding sequence ATGACCATTCTGCTTTATGATCTCGTCGGGCGTGACGAGAGCCGTCCGTTCAGCCCGCATTGCTGGAAGGCAACGATGGCGCTTGCCCACAAGGGGCTCGATGTCTCAACCGCGCCGACGCGTTTTCTCGAGGTCCCCACCATAGAGGGCGGCGCTTCGAAAAGCGTTCCGGTGATCCGCGACGGCGACAAGGTGGTCATCGATTCCTTCGCCATCGCGCTCTATCTCGACGAAGCCTATCCGGACCGGCCGACGCTGTTTGGCGGCGAAGGCGGCAAGGCGATGGCGCGCTTCATCGAGCGCTGGTCGCAATTGACCATCCATCCCTACGTCACCACGGTCGCGCTCACCGACCTCCATGCCATGCAGGACGAAGAGAACGCGGTGTATTTCCGGCAGAGCCGGGAGCAGCGTCTCGGCAAGCAGTTGGAAGATGTCGTCGCGGCACGCGACGGCGGGTTGGCGGCGTTTCGGGCCTCGCTTGAGCCGCTGCGCTCGATGCTGAGCTATCAGCCCTTCATCGGCGGTGCCTCGCCGCTGTTTGCGGACTATATCGTCTTCGGCGCGTTGCAATGGGCGCGCATTGCCACGCCCTATCAGCTGCTCGAAAACAGCGACGTGGTGGCGCAATGGTTCAGCCGCTGCCTCGACCTGCATGGCGGGCTGGGACGAAAGGTGGCGGCGGCGGCGGCGTGA
- a CDS encoding DUF2934 domain-containing protein: MTMADDRQERIRNRAHQIWQEEGQPAGHHERHWRQAAADIDREDAAKPSAAKTPAKKASGAGKAKAAPKEEKAATKASKPKTSKPKKAAK; the protein is encoded by the coding sequence ATGACCATGGCAGACGATCGTCAGGAGCGCATTCGCAATCGCGCACATCAGATCTGGCAGGAAGAAGGGCAACCGGCCGGTCACCACGAACGCCATTGGCGCCAGGCGGCGGCCGACATCGATCGGGAGGACGCGGCCAAGCCGTCGGCGGCCAAGACGCCAGCCAAGAAGGCATCTGGTGCTGGCAAGGCAAAGGCCGCGCCCAAGGAAGAAAAGGCCGCCACGAAAGCCAGCAAGCCGAAAACCAGCAAGCCAAAGAAGGCAGCCAAGTAA
- a CDS encoding Lrp/AsnC family transcriptional regulator: MPPSPPPLDSFDLAILAILQRDNTTPQRLIGEAVNLSAPAVQRRIKRMEQTGVIASHVAIIDPAAVGQPLTIFVEVELESERTELIDAAKRQFSQTPEVQQCYYVTGEADFILVITVADMGAYEALTRKLFFGSNNVRKFRTFVAMDRVKVGLTVPLPD, encoded by the coding sequence TTGCCGCCATCGCCGCCGCCGCTCGACAGTTTCGATCTCGCCATCCTTGCCATCCTGCAGCGGGACAACACGACGCCGCAGCGCCTGATCGGCGAAGCGGTGAACCTGTCGGCACCGGCGGTGCAGCGCCGCATCAAGCGCATGGAGCAGACCGGGGTCATTGCAAGCCATGTCGCCATCATCGACCCCGCGGCGGTCGGCCAGCCCCTCACCATCTTCGTCGAGGTCGAGCTGGAGAGCGAGCGCACAGAACTGATCGACGCAGCCAAGCGGCAATTCTCGCAAACGCCTGAAGTGCAGCAATGCTACTACGTCACCGGCGAAGCCGACTTCATCCTCGTCATCACCGTGGCCGACATGGGCGCCTATGAGGCGCTGACGCGAAAACTGTTCTTCGGCAGCAACAATGTGCGGAAATTCCGCACCTTCGTCGCCATGGACCGCGTCAAGGTCGGGCTGACGGTGCCGTTGCCGGACTGA